GCCTGCAGGGATCTCTCCTTCATCAAGGTGATAGACGTGGGGCGGCGTTTCCTCGTCAACCGGATTCAGGATCACATCCAGAGTAAGATCGTGTACTACCTGATGAACATCCACGTCCAGCCCCGGACCATCTACCTGTGTCGGCACGGAGAGAGCACCGACAACCTGGAGGGGCGGCTGGGCGGTGACGCAGGCCTCTCGCCGCGTGGCAGACAGGTACAAAACAGGCGCAGACAGAACCCAGTACATGGCAAACAAAATGACAACTATTTTAAACCCCACGACGGATCAGCTTCATACTGTTTCCCTCCGTGCTGTAGTTTTCGGCTGCCCTGGCTCGGTatgtggaggagcagcagctgaagGATCTAAAGGTTTGGACCAGCCAGCTGTGTCGCAGCATCCAGACCTCCGAGCACCTGGGAGTCCCGTACGAACAGTGGAAGGCTCTCAACGAGATAGACGCTGTGCGTGTCCCTCCAACACACACCTTTACACCGCATCACACAGCTGTATTAGGTGTTtccaaactgaaatatatatttaaaaataattataatatatatgtgtTCCTCTTAGGGAGTGTGTGAGGAGATGACGTATGATGAGGTGAAGGAGAAATTCCCAGAGGAGTTTGCTTTGAGAGATGAAGATAAATTCTACTATCGCTATCCTGCTGGAGAGGTACACAACACCTTCACACTTAACAAACTAGTACAAATTATATACTCTGATTTAGGGCATCTGCTGTGGTTTAATCAAAAGCAGATTAACAACTATGATCCCATTATCTAGCCAAATAATCCAAATTATGCTTTCAGACATGTGAATGCAACCCTTCTTCAGAGGTATCTGATAAAACTACAGTCACATaaacaagaaataataataataatccccACTCTCCTGATTGCAGTCCTACCAGGACCTGGTGCAGCGGGTGGAGCCGGTCATCATGGAGCTGGAGAGGCAAGAGAACGTCCTGGTTATCTGCCACCAGGCCGTCATGCGCTGCTTGCTGGCCTACTTCCTGGATAAGAGTGCAGGTGGGGTACTTAAACTCCCAGGAGCCCTGTGGTGTGGCGTCATAATCTAAATAATGAGTTCTGATACTCCAGTCTGATGCAGCTGTGTTCATATTTTTGTTTCTCCTTGGGATTGGTTGTTCCAGATGAGATGCCCTACCTGAAGTGTCCCCTCCACACAGTGCTGAAGCTCACCCCGGTCGCCTATGGGTGCAAAGTGGAGTCCATCTCTCTGAATGTGGAGGCAGTGAACACTCACAGAGAAAGGCCGGAGGTACTGCTTGATAAACTGATTACTGAGAAATGCAGGCAATATCCTGTAGAACTATTGTAGGTGACTGTGTCACATGATCTCATGACAGattattagattattttgtctttttacatgAACCCACTCAGAActgctctttttatttattttttaagataatATAGCGGCACAATACTTCCATACACTGCTTGATTTCTGAGACTAAGTGTCGCATGTGTGGTATTTCTTACCTTGCAGGAGGTGAAGAGGGGCCCTGGCACCTTGATCAGGAGGAACAGCGTGACTCCTCTGACCAGCCCCGAGTCAAACATTAAGAAACCTCGCATCGATGACCTAGACGAGGCTCCAATCCAGGAGCTGCCGCCATCTGTTGCATCACTGGCACTATGCAGCCCCTCACACCTCCCTCTCGCCCTGGCTGGACAGGTATGTTTCTCATCGACACAAGCGCACTTTAAAACTTCAAGCATTGCATATTTAGGGTTAGTGGGATTCAGCAGGTATGTGTTAAAGGAGGTTGGAGCCCCTATgaacagatagatagatatatatttttttaggaCATCACCACACCcttaaaaacattcaaacattttcttcatttgtttcCTTTCTGACTGCCTCTGTATAGACTGCTTCTATGTTTGCTCACttgtttccttcctcttccttccaccacttcttcttcctcctcctcctgcacctTACAGCACTGGCTGGGCAAAGTTTGCCTGTAAGTATTCGCACAGTTCACGATCTCtagctctttttttcttttttttttttctcatccaTCCATTGCTTCCTGTCGCTCTATCTTTGTTCACATTGCTTTCACTGCTGACATTTCTTTTCCCGGACTTCCGTAATGCTTCACTGAGAACAGCACACTTAAATCTCCTTTATTAAGTAATTGTGTGAAGAAATACCAATCCACATTTTGCTCCAAAttacaaaatgtactttaataGTCACAATAGTACTATTTCAGACTTGACTCACAGGAAAGACTTCATGCTGAGAATTAGCAGCACTGTTTCCTgtaaatgggggggggggggggggaaggaaAACGTATTGTATTTGTTCATGTGGAACTCTTCCTTCCAAGTTTACATTCCTATGATGCACGCTGTCGTCACCACACTCTGCTTGTCTTACTACACTCATTCATGCTGACTGTCCTGTTCTTGTCTGTATTTGGCTTATTTCTGGACTGTCATGTCCCGCTTAAAGACGACCCATCCGCCAATATCTGAAAATGGTTTCGCTCTTAGTCTTTCAAAGGTAAACACGCTGTAGAAGCTTTGCAGTTGCTTCATAGTTCTGCCAGCAGCCACATCCGACATAGATGAATATCTGCCAACCAAACTAAAGCAGGTCACAGTTAACTCTTCATAAGTTGATCCCTAAACAAAGGGAGGTTTTGAAGAGGTAACTAATTTAACCACCTGGCTCTTTTAGCAAAAACTCAAATGGAACACTAAAGCTAGCTTTCACTAGATGCGCTTGTTTTGTGCTAATCGAATGAGTTATCTATAAAACAAGGATCATTAGCTGGCTAGTGTTTGAGACCGACAAGTCCAGAGTTTCAGAAGAGAAGCTGTTATCTAAATATCCTTCAAAATGGCCGCCAAAGTTTGAATTGGGTCCGCAGTGAAAGCCCTCTGTTGAAACTAAATCAGACATGACAATTCTCCTAGTTTGTTCCTCATTTTTGGTACCATGTACAGTAATTTAATATCGTCCTTCTGATAAATTCACCTGGCAATTTCATGCGAGAGAGACAAAAGTCTCTACCACAAAGACAACGACCACACGGAAACCAAATAGTTCTTAGGTATGTTAAATGAACATGGAGTGTCAATCCACTTCACTGACTACATGAGGGAAAGTGGCATGTCTGCGCTAGTTTTGGCTCAGTGGAAAAGTGTGGATAACGCTGTTGAGTGTGTCAGCTTCATTCATAATCCCCTGCGGATTAACTCACACACAGCCTCATCATCCTGTTCACACACTCATGAACTCGTTGCTAGTTTTCACACCCTCTAAAAATACCATAGAGGAAATCAAGGCCGTAATTTGTGGTTTGGATTAAACTACATAGAGAATCATTTGGCCTGGGGATATTTATGCAAGAGTGCACAgtcttttgttattgttgaacTTCTGGCAGCCAAATGTGTTACGTAATGTGTTACATAGTAAATAGTTGCTGCAATACAGAGGGCATCTAAAGTCTTAACGTCattgatgcatttttttgtgtgttaacagAACCTGAGAAGCTCGTCCAGCCGCCGTGAAGTCCTGCAACCCTGCCTGTGAAGTTCCACCAATGTGTCATGTGGCTCAAGAGGCCAGAAAGTGGATCACGGACAAAGATTCACTGAAGACCATAAAATGAAACAACATGGAAATGTAAAATTGAagagttatttaaaaaagagaaaagaagcaaCATCTCTCAGTATGTCCGATGTAAAGGATCAGTTCGGTAACTGTTGTATCATTTCGTCAGCCAAGGACACAAGCTACTGAACCTTTTTATTCAACAAGGACCATGGTTATTTAACTGCTGTCCCAGAAGATATTTATGTTCAGATACGTCAAGACACTCAGTTCTCCCTTTGTTGCTATTGTCAGACTCTTCTTTTTGCTCTGAGActgaaacatttgttttctgGGAAATGGTCATTCCTGTTACATCTCACAGTTCAGATGGATGGCTCTCTGGGAAACCAGTGTATTCTGGTTTATTATTTTGGAGAGACCAAAGACCAACCCTCATGCCTAGAtaaaactttcagctcataccactttttttttttttctctctaactTAACTTAGTTgcactgtttattttaatacagaGTATAGTATTTAGTTTACAATGTAAACTCTTTGGCTCTCCTTTGGAAGCACTGGCATTTTCATGTAAATTTACATGCCTCGATTGTCTCCTTTGTATGCTGACACGCCACAAAATAAGCGACAATTTTGCACAGTGGGGATACATTTTTACGTTTGTTtgaatttttgtgtttttcaagtCCTGTTACTTCTCTTAATGGAGGTGATTTTTGCCGTAGAGTGCCTGTAGTGCTTGTTTTGCAAGCCTGACGCTGCTTCTCTTGCTATGTCTCTGGGATTGAATGCTTGAGGAGAGGCCCCACATTTTACCTAATAAATCCACatatcatttaaatattttccttttcGCTGTTTGAATAtacattagtttttttttttgtttttttcagtgtgtttagTTTCAGCACTACAGTACATGCTCATCATTTAGTTCCCTCCACTGGTAGGAAACttaattttcatgttttattttccttgatTTCCTTTTGCTGTCATTGCCTGCAACGCACAAATGTATGCAcctatatttttgttataacAATGCGTGCTGTTAATAATAtcttttgtaaatattaatgtacatacagtataactGGAGATGGATGGGAGATGACTTGGAActctttttaatgaaaatgtgtgtttttgtactaATGTGTTGGGACTGAATGGAAAGCACGATCTGTTGAGAGAGAAGCTGCCGCTTACCTCTCTCAGTAAACTTTTGTTAAGATGTTTGCTTGAGATACTTGAAATGTGGtttttgtaaaaactgttttattatattctttatttattttttatgtagttTTGGATGACTGCTTGACGCAACCTTGTTTGAATCTGAGGGTTATGCATGAGAGGTCAGCATGTTGTACAGTTGATTTTGCATCTGCTGGACCAATAAATTAACTCTGGAAAAATATACAGTGTTTGTTGCttgcttattttatttgtccaacaTAAATATTACATCTACGTCACTATTGCACCCATTAACAGCTTCACACACGGCGTTGCATGCTGCTTATCAGGCTAATCGTGACTGGGCACAGTCAAGATGTTGCTGTGAAATTGCATCACAGTGGATAATAAAAGAACCCTCGAGCACAAAATGAGGTTATTGTACTCTGAGGCCTAGTGGTGATAAATTCGAGTTCCATggcagataaaaaaataaataaatatattttaagggTGGAGTGGTTGGTGAAAATATTGACTGATAACTTcacaaagttatttttaaaataattttggaaTGAAAAATTAATCTACATTGAGTTTTTCAAATGACCCAAAGGAGCAGAAAGATGTGGCTGCTAACATGTTACGAAAGCACTGCAGGTATTAACACATCACAAGGCTTTAGAATTTCTTCAAACACATGGTTTGGGAGTTAGTTTTAATGTCATGTAGGCAACTGTTTCTAGGATTGTatcaaaataaattttactcATTACTTGTCCAGTGTATGATGAAATCACTTAGATCAACCTTCCATCTATCGACCTATTTGATCTATCCTTTCACCAGTAAACTCACTCAGGTGATTAAGTAGACAGTTTTTCTGCCTAATGAGTCATATTCACAAATCCCTTTGTTCACCCAGGTGAACCAACAGTTTACCTAACAGTTTGCTTATGACTCATAATTGGATCCTAATTTAGACAAGGATAGTACCTTGTTTTGAGTAGCTTTTGATGAATACTATTAATGGAATTTACCTGTGTGTAAGCCAGATAGATAGGTGCAAGGTATCAGTTATAATTTTCACCATGAAAACTGTTCTGCAAACAATTGTGTTTCAGGAGTGCAGCTTAGGCTAGCACCACCCCCTTACCTCTTCACTTCTTTGTCTGCCTTCCTCTCACTCGTGTCTCTCCTTGCTCCCATCTCTGCCTCCAATCTCGTTCTGACAAGCAAAAGAGGGAGAACAACTCTGAGGCGTTCATTATCAAATGGTGACAACACAGTCTTGTTCAATAGCAGACTTATTTGAAGTTTAGatagattagattagatgtTAGGAGtaagaggtgttataagaggaagtgttctcggaagagttgagttttcaagagcttcttgaagttagagagggacgcccctgctctgatggcgcgtggtagctcgttccaccatcgtggtgtcacagatgcgaacagccgggactgggattggcttgtgtgaagggatggcagagccagacgGCGTtcattggaggagcgtagtggccgagaaggaacgtaaacttgtattatggagtttagacagatgggtgcagacccagtagtcactctgtatgcaagcattagtgacttgaatctgattctggaggtcatgggtagccagtggaggtcacacagcaatggagtgacatgagtccttttgggctgatcaaaaaccagacgcgctgctgtgttctgaaACATTTggaagggtttcaccgcacaagctggaagacatGGAAGAATATTACtgattgaaaatgtgtttttccgcCGTTTTAACTCCGAAACCCACTGATGTTGTTGCTCCGAGTCTAAGCGGGCGCTATCTtgattattgcgcaatacctgcaagctgcctgcctgctgtctctttttctgcagagaggaaacatgccGCTTGAGAACATATgatgttttttgccattttgtggCCGATCCGTTGGAGATATATAGACATGCAGAGtatctacaggcctgtaaagcatgggagtgcttttggtgacaggaatgttgatgaatactcctgtttttatcaatatttcaatgttttgtcatttggaaattgGTTGTATGGACTGAAagagtgttttaaagatatctatcaataaaagtcagcattttaacaatatattttgccaaaatatagaaattcgcctggtatatttgaaaatgttgtatgataactgttgtattagtttattttcatcagatttacggttacaattgcattcaaggtgtattagaagatattcagttgcattaaaagcttcctcaggatgtttttgatggtttattacattaaaatagagctttttttaccaggcgaggataaaaatatcagattttttctttattgcatctccatgtagtctgtaaaagtaaaataaatatattaatacacaatggatttatattctttagcttctgacttttcaaaggagaccagaattatgcatctaggccaaatggtggaggagttattcctgattcattttgggtatgtaattttaggcgttttttctggaaaaaggggcctgttttcaacaggctaggagggcattgcaatagtcgaggcgagaaaccatggcctgtaccagaaacTAGGTGGCAtattgagtgaggtagggcctgattttgtCTGCGTAACAGTGGTGACAGAAACCGTGCGAGCGATTGATCGGCCCCAGTGTGGTGGTGTAgattgagaagagaagaggctgtagcactgagccttgtggtacccctgtggagaggcaatgggaggaggataattgtccttgcctcaaaacacctacatcagaatgctgtttgtggatttcagctcagcattcaacaaaaTCTCCCCCATGAAAATGATTGGCAACCACAGccctctgggtttaaatacaacactctgcaactggatattggacttcctcacaaacagaccccagtcagttcagATTGGCGGACTCACTTCCTCCACtttagtgctcaacaccggagcccccccaaggctgtgtgctcagccccctcctgctCTTGCTGTACACCCACtactgcatcccccgacatggagagaactctattgtgaagtttgcggatgacaccaccatcattggccggatttcaaacaacgatgagacttcatatcggcaggaaattcataatcttgcacATTGGTGCTCAGAGAAtaacctactgctcaacatcagcaaaaccaaggagctgatcattgatttcaggaagaaggagataacatcacaaactggcatgggatgtgcacggcccagaaccagagggctctgcagcaggtgattaaaactgctcagaagatcattggtacccatctcccgaacATCTgtgatattggtgaggtgaggtg
The nucleotide sequence above comes from Micropterus dolomieu isolate WLL.071019.BEF.003 ecotype Adirondacks unplaced genomic scaffold, ASM2129224v1 scaffold_92, whole genome shotgun sequence. Encoded proteins:
- the pfkfb3 gene encoding 6-phosphofructo-2-kinase/fructose-2,6-bisphosphatase 3 isoform X1; this encodes MPRELTQNRIQKIWIPTKDDKPAPRRVVGAPHFANPPTVIVMVGLPARGKTYISRKLTRYLNWIGMPTKVFNVGEYRREAVKNYSSYDFFKPDNECAVKIRQQCALAALRDVKSYLKDEGGQVAVFDATNTTRERREMILKFGSENNFKIFFIESVCDDPNVIASNIMEVKVSCPDYRDCNKTDAMLDFQRRIECYKTSYQPLDPDQHDRDLSFIKVIDVGRRFLVNRIQDHIQSKIVYYLMNIHVQPRTIYLCRHGESTDNLEGRLGGDAGLSPRGRQFSAALARYVEEQQLKDLKVWTSQLCRSIQTSEHLGVPYEQWKALNEIDAGVCEEMTYDEVKEKFPEEFALRDEDKFYYRYPAGESYQDLVQRVEPVIMELERQENVLVICHQAVMRCLLAYFLDKSADEMPYLKCPLHTVLKLTPVAYGCKVESISLNVEAVNTHRERPEEVKRGPGTLIRRNSVTPLTSPESNIKKPRIDDLDEAPIQELPPSVASLALCSPSHLPLALAGQNLRSSSSRREVLQPCL
- the pfkfb3 gene encoding 6-phosphofructo-2-kinase/fructose-2,6-bisphosphatase 3 isoform X2; this encodes MPRELTQNRIQKIWIPTKDDKPAPRRVVGAPHFANPPTVIVMVGLPARGKTYISRKLTRYLNWIGMPTKVFNVGEYRREAVKNYSSYDFFKPDNECAVKIRQQCALAALRDVKSYLKDEGGQVAVFDATNTTRERREMILKFGSENNFKIFFIESVCDDPNVIASNIMEVKVSCPDYRDCNKTDAMLDFQRRIECYKTSYQPLDPDQHDRDLSFIKVIDVGRRFLVNRIQDHIQSKIVYYLMNIHVQPRTIYLCRHGESTDNLEGRLGGDAGLSPRGRQFSAALARYVEEQQLKDLKVWTSQLCRSIQTSEHLGVPYEQWKALNEIDAGVCEEMTYDEVKEKFPEEFALRDEDKFYYRYPAGESYQDLVQRVEPVIMELERQENVLVICHQAVMRCLLAYFLDKSADEMPYLKCPLHTVLKLTPVAYGCKVESISLNVEAVNTHRERPEEVKRGPGTLIRRNSVTPLTSPESNIKKPRIDDLDEAPIQELPPSVASLALCSPSHLPLALAGQHWLGKVCLRPIRQYLKMVSLLVFQR